Within Candidatus Palauibacter scopulicola, the genomic segment CCAGAGCTGCACGCCAACGTCGCCGCCGCGGCGGCCGCCGAAGGGAAGAGCCTGAATCAATGGATCGCCGACACGCTCGGCGACCGCGTGGCACCCGCGACGGCATGACGGCCGATCAGGCAGACGGCGAGGTAGCCGCCGTCGGCATCGGCCTCCCACACGTTCCCGCGGGAACGTCCGTAGGGTCGCGCAGGGGGACTCGCTCTCTTAGTCGCCCACGCCCGCGGCCAGGAGCTTGCGGTGCATGCCGCGCACGTTGAGTTCGCGCCAGTCGTCGTAGCGGTCCCAGTGGCTGTAGTCCTCCATGAGGACCGTCTCGGCGGTTTCGTCCTCGCCCAGTCCCGCCTCGACGGCGGCCCGCACGGCCGCGTCCAGGTCCCGGTAGTAGGTGAGTTGGCGCTCGACCGCGGCCCGGTCGCCCGGCGGCCCGTGCCCGAACACGATGGTCTCGAACGGGATCTCCAGCAGGCCCTCGATCGCGTCGAACTGGTCGGGGAAGTGGAAACCGGACAGGTCCTGGTACCCGAACCGGTCGCGCGCCACGAAGTCCACCGCGAAGGCGAGGCTGTGCGCCGGCACGAAGCCCACGGCGATGTCGTCGCCGTTGTTGCGGCCCAGGTAGTGGAGTTCGATCTCGCCGCCCGCGAGCGTCATCGTGTCGTCAAAGGTGTCCGTAGGTGGGGGAAGGTCGGGGTTCGCGGCCTCCCTGAGCGGAGCGTCCGCGTTCCGGTGTGCGTAGATGGGGACGTCCGCCCCGAACGCTTCGCGCAGCACCTCGGCGCCCGTCGAGTGGTCCGCATGGTGGTGGCTGTAGACGATGGCCGCGAGTTCGACTCCCGGCGCGACCCGGCGAATCTCCTCCGCGTAGGTGGCAGCCGCCTCGACGGAGATCGGATCGAAGGCGAAGCCCCCCTCCGAGGTCACGACGAACAGGCCGTTGTGGCCGCCCCACCGGAACTGGTAGACGCCTTCGGCGACCTCGGTCGTCTCGAACTGCGGCGCCGCGTCGGCGGCCGCCGCCTCTGCGCCCCCGGCGGGTTCGTCGGACGGTGCCTCCCCTCCTCCGCAGGCGACCCACGACAGCGAAGCGCCGAGGGCGACGAGCGAGAAGAGGGGGATCCGAGGCATCAGGGGGGTCGATGTGCCGGAGATCGGGACGGAAGTGCGCTTGCGAATCATATCTACTATCTCCATAGTAGCTGGCGCGGAATCCCGGGGGAGACGGGACCGGGCGCCGCGCCCACACTCGAACAAACCTAAGCTGCGACGGGGGGCTGCCAAGATGCTGCAGGGAGCTGCCAGGATGAGGCGAACGTCACGACGGAAGGCTGGCCGGGCACCGC encodes:
- a CDS encoding MBL fold metallo-hydrolase, whose amino-acid sequence is MIRKRTSVPISGTSTPLMPRIPLFSLVALGASLSWVACGGGEAPSDEPAGGAEAAAADAAPQFETTEVAEGVYQFRWGGHNGLFVVTSEGGFAFDPISVEAAATYAEEIRRVAPGVELAAIVYSHHHADHSTGAEVLREAFGADVPIYAHRNADAPLREAANPDLPPPTDTFDDTMTLAGGEIELHYLGRNNGDDIAVGFVPAHSLAFAVDFVARDRFGYQDLSGFHFPDQFDAIEGLLEIPFETIVFGHGPPGDRAAVERQLTYYRDLDAAVRAAVEAGLGEDETAETVLMEDYSHWDRYDDWRELNVRGMHRKLLAAGVGD